One stretch of Aeromicrobium fastidiosum DNA includes these proteins:
- a CDS encoding GNAT family N-acetyltransferase translates to MDEIDVADPSAFDEFHDVYLRSSGRPFDAPWLPAEKRVNLTDDAYAAKVAVIGRDDAGAPVAAGWCVMPLSDNTRFAFVEVFVPPEHRRRGHGTRLLDRLLAMARSHGRTTAFSMPAWAVEAEGDAGRWFAEAHGFELDILDAVRELALPATLPPLRLAPGYTLGTWRGACPDELVDEYAELRRMLTSEAPSGEAGLEDEHWDAERVRKDEADLVRVGRTMQVVVARAAGGGLAGHTQLAFAGDGVDVYQWDTLVRREHRGHGLGLALKIRAMQASADLLEGRRRVTTFNAASNRHMIAVNEKLGFRQTAWTGEYVRAI, encoded by the coding sequence GTGGACGAGATTGACGTCGCCGATCCGTCGGCCTTTGACGAGTTCCACGACGTCTACCTGCGCTCGTCGGGCCGGCCGTTCGATGCTCCGTGGCTGCCGGCCGAGAAGCGCGTCAACCTGACCGATGATGCGTACGCCGCCAAGGTCGCGGTGATCGGTCGTGACGACGCGGGTGCGCCGGTGGCCGCCGGCTGGTGCGTCATGCCGCTGAGCGACAACACGAGGTTCGCGTTCGTCGAGGTGTTCGTGCCGCCGGAGCATCGTCGTCGAGGCCACGGCACGCGACTGCTCGACCGTCTGCTTGCGATGGCCCGCTCCCACGGCCGGACCACGGCGTTCTCGATGCCCGCCTGGGCCGTCGAGGCCGAGGGCGACGCGGGCCGGTGGTTCGCCGAGGCGCACGGGTTCGAGCTCGACATCCTCGACGCGGTCCGCGAGCTCGCGCTCCCGGCGACCCTGCCGCCCCTGCGGCTGGCACCCGGATACACGCTCGGGACGTGGCGCGGGGCGTGCCCCGACGAGCTGGTCGACGAGTACGCCGAGCTGCGTCGCATGCTGACGTCGGAGGCACCGAGTGGCGAGGCCGGGCTGGAGGACGAGCACTGGGACGCCGAGCGCGTCCGCAAGGACGAGGCCGACCTGGTACGAGTCGGTCGCACGATGCAGGTGGTCGTGGCGCGTGCGGCCGGCGGCGGGCTCGCAGGCCACACCCAGCTCGCCTTCGCGGGCGACGGTGTGGACGTCTACCAGTGGGACACGTTGGTGCGACGCGAGCACCGGGGCCACGGTCTGGGGCTGGCGCTCAAGATCCGCGCGATGCAGGCCTCGGCCGACCTGCTCGAGGGGAGGAGGCGCGTCACGACCTTCAACGCCGCGAGCAACCGGCACATGATCGCCGTCAACGAGAAGCTGGGTTTTCGGCAGACGGCGTGGACGGGCGAGTACGTCCGCGCGATCTGA
- a CDS encoding S8 family serine peptidase gives MRRLASRSAAPAIALVFGLLVAPAAGADEPGRPTGPSVAVLSTGEEPVASGLVVTTTRSSASIEAVTMDLSAGSLAVDGVAAGPGPTRVVSFNEPVPGAVATRLAAELELRSGVSDAEPDYVRTTADAPPVAVNDPFFPAQKNLWDTALPGGGYSTHAPVFWQQTMGTPGVRVAVLDTGRTSHPDLSWSPGYDAVNLDSDPTDPGDFHGTHVAGTVAALAGNRRGVAGVAPGVSLVPVRVLDAEGSGSDSVIARGIRWASGSPQTGVPTNANPVQVISMSLAGPGPCTTTLASAISSARSRGVVVIAAAGNAAKDAAGYSPANCPGVITVGATDDSGARASFSNFGPTVDISAPGVRVLSTYAETSAGGQDLYARLSGTSMATPAVAGAAALLASVGMSGAQIEAALPAMVQPATSPATAGVLDLGRAPGLTSRAAAPPAAPRKVSTSVSARTATSFVRKGGRAVVRVTLRAPSGASRPTGRIRLFDGSRVVRSAYVSVGRNGSITVKTPRLKRKGIHRLRVIYDGGGVFLGSRSVVRSVRVR, from the coding sequence ATGCGCCGCCTCGCGTCCAGGTCCGCAGCGCCCGCGATCGCGCTGGTCTTCGGCCTGCTGGTGGCTCCTGCGGCCGGCGCAGACGAGCCGGGACGGCCCACTGGGCCGTCCGTCGCGGTCCTGAGCACGGGCGAAGAGCCGGTGGCGTCCGGTCTGGTCGTCACGACGACGCGCAGCAGCGCGAGCATCGAAGCCGTGACGATGGATCTGTCCGCGGGGTCACTCGCGGTCGACGGCGTCGCGGCTGGCCCGGGACCCACACGGGTCGTCAGCTTCAACGAGCCGGTGCCCGGTGCCGTCGCCACCCGGCTGGCCGCCGAGCTGGAGTTGCGATCCGGGGTGAGCGATGCCGAACCCGACTACGTGCGCACGACGGCCGACGCGCCGCCCGTGGCGGTCAACGACCCGTTCTTCCCGGCGCAGAAGAACCTGTGGGACACGGCACTGCCGGGCGGTGGCTACAGCACGCACGCTCCCGTCTTCTGGCAGCAGACCATGGGCACGCCCGGCGTCCGCGTCGCGGTGCTCGACACAGGGCGAACGTCGCACCCGGACCTGTCGTGGTCGCCTGGGTACGACGCCGTAAACCTCGACAGTGACCCCACCGACCCCGGAGACTTCCACGGCACGCACGTGGCCGGCACCGTCGCAGCGCTGGCCGGCAACCGCAGGGGCGTGGCCGGAGTCGCACCCGGTGTCTCGCTCGTGCCGGTCAGGGTCCTGGACGCCGAAGGATCGGGCAGTGACTCCGTGATCGCCCGAGGCATCCGGTGGGCGTCCGGTTCGCCGCAGACGGGCGTGCCCACCAACGCGAATCCGGTCCAGGTCATCTCGATGTCGTTGGCGGGCCCGGGTCCGTGCACCACGACGCTGGCCAGCGCGATCAGCTCCGCCCGCAGCCGCGGTGTCGTGGTGATCGCCGCAGCTGGCAACGCCGCCAAGGACGCGGCCGGATACTCCCCGGCCAACTGCCCCGGTGTCATCACGGTCGGCGCGACAGATGACTCTGGTGCCCGGGCGTCGTTCTCGAACTTCGGCCCGACGGTCGACATCTCGGCACCGGGAGTCAGGGTGCTCTCGACGTACGCCGAGACCTCCGCCGGGGGCCAAGATCTGTACGCCCGCCTGTCGGGCACCAGCATGGCCACTCCGGCCGTCGCGGGAGCGGCCGCGCTGTTGGCGTCTGTGGGCATGTCAGGAGCCCAGATCGAGGCTGCTCTGCCGGCCATGGTGCAGCCCGCCACGAGCCCGGCGACAGCGGGAGTGCTCGACCTCGGACGCGCTCCGGGCTTGACGTCCCGTGCGGCAGCGCCGCCCGCCGCACCGCGCAAGGTATCGACCTCGGTGTCGGCCAGGACCGCCACCAGCTTCGTGCGCAAGGGCGGACGAGCGGTCGTGCGCGTCACTTTGCGAGCCCCGTCGGGCGCCAGCCGTCCGACAGGACGCATCCGGCTGTTCGACGGGTCGAGAGTCGTCCGCTCGGCCTATGTGTCGGTCGGCCGCAACGGCAGCATCACGGTCAAGACGCCGCGCCTCAAGCGCAAGGGCATCCACCGGCTGCGGGTCATCTATGACGGTGGAGGAGTGTTCCTGGGCAGCAGGTCCGTCGTCCGCTCGGTCAGGGTCAGGTAG
- a CDS encoding FHA domain-containing protein codes for MTGLCYAPGTAAAIVGRGGVVLTHGGLETAVALWDVMSSGSFTGEEMLEVMTADGIASVPDFCAVLLRDGSATILTRGSCSISVTDHSGTETLDGSSVSTWIERTIAWTDTTLVDLQAGPATEEAAVPIRAGVVMASRVVVGTAPIATEQAVEPELEPEPELEPEPELEPEPEPEPEPEPEPRPDPEPEPEPEPDMQPAATRDDDPGATIAEVGDSRFDAMFGVTVPGRRLEDAAVRESLPAGVEPQPASPASVLGDHDGRTTTAVERAALLAGRISPPRVSAAAVSAPTARATMTFSTGRSVELDRPVVVGRSPRAHGASSAEMPHLVVIDNPYVSGTHLSAAIEDGVVVVTDLSTNGTLLTAPGEASRRLDKGLGVVVPDASVLKLSDDISVTITITAGH; via the coding sequence GTGACCGGGCTCTGCTACGCCCCGGGCACGGCGGCCGCCATCGTGGGACGAGGTGGCGTGGTGCTGACCCACGGTGGCCTGGAGACAGCGGTCGCCCTGTGGGACGTGATGTCGTCGGGGTCGTTCACCGGTGAAGAGATGCTCGAGGTCATGACGGCCGACGGCATCGCCTCGGTCCCCGACTTCTGCGCCGTCCTGCTGAGGGACGGTTCGGCGACCATCCTCACCCGAGGATCGTGCTCGATCTCGGTCACGGACCACAGCGGAACCGAGACCCTCGACGGAAGCTCCGTGTCGACCTGGATCGAGCGCACCATCGCGTGGACCGACACGACGCTCGTCGACCTGCAGGCGGGGCCCGCGACGGAGGAGGCAGCTGTGCCGATCCGCGCAGGTGTCGTCATGGCGAGTCGCGTCGTGGTCGGGACGGCGCCGATCGCGACGGAGCAGGCGGTCGAACCGGAACTGGAACCGGAACCGGAACTGGAACCGGAACCGGAACTGGAACCGGAACCGGAACCCGAACCGGAACCCGAACCCGAGCCGCGACCTGACCCCGAGCCGGAGCCGGAGCCGGAGCCGGACATGCAGCCCGCCGCGACACGGGACGACGATCCCGGTGCCACGATCGCCGAGGTCGGTGACTCGCGCTTCGACGCCATGTTCGGCGTCACCGTGCCCGGCCGGCGGCTCGAGGACGCCGCGGTGCGTGAGTCGCTCCCCGCCGGGGTCGAGCCGCAGCCGGCCTCTCCCGCCTCCGTGCTCGGCGACCACGATGGACGCACGACGACGGCCGTCGAGCGCGCCGCGCTCCTGGCGGGTCGGATCTCGCCGCCCCGGGTGTCCGCAGCGGCCGTGTCGGCACCGACGGCGCGCGCGACCATGACGTTCTCGACAGGCCGCTCGGTCGAGCTGGACCGCCCCGTCGTGGTGGGCAGGTCACCCCGCGCCCACGGTGCCAGCAGCGCCGAGATGCCGCACCTCGTGGTCATCGACAACCCGTACGTCTCCGGGACGCACCTGTCCGCCGCGATCGAGGACGGCGTTGTCGTCGTCACGGACCTGTCGACCAACGGGACGCTGCTGACCGCGCCGGGTGAGGCGAGCCGCCGGCTCGACAAGGGCCTCGGCGTCGTCGTGCCAGATGCGAGCGTCCTCAAGCTGTCGGACGACATCTCCGTGACGATCACGATCACGGCGGGGCACTGA
- a CDS encoding PP2C family protein-serine/threonine phosphatase, producing the protein MSPEPTACLSWTPSGGDALAVRAAAGTHVGLVRGHNEDAWSIDPPVFVVADGMGGHDAGDVASHLVIEAFRELAGTTHVAMADMDRCVRSAKSLVDALSPGERGAPGSTLVAAGYTRQDDVPFWLIANVGDSRAYSWRAGVLEQVSRDHSVVQELIEAGEIDDAEARHHPDRHVITRAIGALEDAVAEFAMIPLLPGARLLLCSDGLSSEIDDDQISRVLASVPSPDDAVEALIAAALAAGGRDNVTALLIDAVGVQAVDETTLTGGTRLDEDTLRSAL; encoded by the coding sequence GTGTCCCCAGAACCAACAGCGTGCCTGTCCTGGACGCCGAGCGGCGGCGACGCGCTTGCGGTCCGTGCCGCGGCAGGGACCCATGTCGGCCTGGTCCGGGGTCACAACGAGGACGCCTGGTCGATCGATCCGCCGGTCTTCGTCGTCGCCGACGGCATGGGCGGACACGACGCCGGTGACGTCGCAAGTCATCTCGTGATCGAGGCGTTCCGTGAGCTCGCCGGAACCACGCACGTCGCCATGGCTGACATGGATCGCTGTGTCCGCAGCGCGAAGTCGCTCGTGGACGCCCTGTCGCCCGGCGAGCGGGGGGCACCCGGGTCCACGTTGGTCGCCGCGGGCTACACACGGCAGGACGACGTCCCCTTCTGGTTGATCGCGAACGTGGGCGACTCGCGGGCCTACTCGTGGCGAGCCGGCGTGCTGGAGCAGGTCAGCCGTGACCACTCCGTGGTCCAGGAGCTCATCGAGGCCGGCGAGATCGACGACGCAGAGGCGCGCCACCATCCGGACCGACACGTCATCACCCGTGCGATCGGCGCACTGGAGGACGCTGTCGCCGAGTTCGCGATGATTCCCCTGCTGCCGGGAGCCCGGCTGCTGCTCTGCTCGGACGGGCTCAGCAGCGAGATCGACGACGACCAGATCAGTCGGGTGCTGGCCAGCGTCCCCTCGCCGGACGACGCCGTGGAAGCGCTGATCGCTGCCGCCCTCGCCGCAGGCGGGCGGGACAACGTGACGGCTCTGCTGATCGACGCCGTGGGTGTGCAGGCGGTCGACGAGACCACGCTGACCGGTGGAACCAGGCTCGACGAGGACACGTTGAGGTCGGCGCTGTGA
- the coaA gene encoding type I pantothenate kinase produces MTREHSPYVELERAAWAELAGDAPQPLAPDEVERVRGIGDELDLEEVRQVYLPMTQLISMRVRLAGALYEATEEFLHAPQSRRTPFVIGIAGSVAAGKSTTARLLRELLAQSPDHPVVELVTTDGFLFPNAELERRGILDRKGFPESYDRKALLRFVMEVKSGVEVVTAPVYSHLTYDRTDELVTVKEPDIVIVEGLNVLAPARPRGDGSPGLAVSDFFDFSIYVDASGKDLRRWYIDRFLALRKTAFADPESYFHRYSAFTDDEAVQRASELWDSINWPNLKENIATTRGRASLVLRKGSDHAVDWVRLRKI; encoded by the coding sequence ATGACGCGCGAGCACTCCCCGTATGTCGAGCTCGAACGGGCCGCGTGGGCCGAGCTTGCGGGCGACGCGCCACAGCCTCTGGCACCCGACGAGGTCGAGCGGGTCCGGGGCATCGGCGACGAGCTCGACCTCGAGGAGGTCCGCCAGGTCTACCTGCCGATGACGCAGCTCATCAGCATGCGCGTGCGCCTCGCCGGAGCGCTGTACGAGGCGACCGAGGAGTTCCTGCACGCACCGCAGTCGCGTCGCACGCCGTTCGTCATCGGCATCGCCGGGTCGGTGGCGGCGGGCAAGTCGACGACGGCCCGGCTGCTGCGCGAGCTGCTGGCGCAGTCGCCCGACCACCCCGTCGTCGAGCTCGTGACGACCGACGGCTTCCTGTTCCCCAATGCCGAGCTGGAGCGTCGCGGCATCCTCGACCGCAAGGGCTTCCCGGAGTCCTACGACCGCAAGGCGCTGCTGCGGTTCGTCATGGAGGTCAAGTCGGGGGTCGAGGTCGTCACGGCACCGGTCTACTCCCACCTGACGTACGACCGCACCGACGAGCTGGTGACGGTCAAGGAGCCCGACATCGTCATCGTCGAGGGACTCAACGTGCTCGCACCCGCCCGTCCGCGCGGCGACGGCTCCCCCGGTCTCGCGGTCAGCGACTTCTTCGACTTCTCGATCTACGTCGACGCCTCCGGCAAGGACCTGCGGCGCTGGTACATCGACCGGTTCCTGGCCCTGCGCAAGACCGCCTTCGCCGATCCGGAGTCGTACTTCCACCGCTACAGCGCGTTCACCGACGACGAGGCGGTGCAGCGGGCCAGCGAGCTGTGGGACTCGATCAACTGGCCCAACCTGAAGGAGAACATTGCGACGACCCGGGGCCGCGCCTCGCTCGTGCTCCGCAAGGGCTCCGACCACGCCGTCGACTGGGTCCGCCTCCGCAAGATCTGA
- the rplM gene encoding 50S ribosomal protein L13 produces the protein MRTFSPKPSDITRQWHVIDAQDIVLGRLAVQAATLLRGKHKPTYAPHVDGGDFVIIVNAEKVALSGNKRTDKLAYRHSGYPGGLKSIAYGDLLDKDARKAIEKSVRGMLPKNRLGDQLITKLKVYSGPEHPHSAQKPQPFEITQISQ, from the coding sequence GTGCGCACGTTCAGCCCCAAGCCGTCTGACATCACCCGTCAGTGGCACGTCATCGACGCCCAGGACATCGTCCTCGGCCGTCTCGCCGTCCAGGCTGCGACGCTGCTGCGCGGCAAGCACAAGCCGACCTACGCGCCGCACGTCGACGGTGGCGACTTCGTCATCATCGTCAACGCCGAGAAGGTGGCCCTGTCGGGCAACAAGCGCACCGACAAGCTCGCCTACCGTCACAGCGGCTACCCGGGTGGACTCAAGTCCATCGCGTACGGCGACCTGCTCGACAAGGATGCCCGCAAGGCGATCGAGAAGTCGGTCCGCGGCATGCTCCCCAAGAACCGTCTGGGCGATCAGCTGATCACGAAGCTCAAGGTCTACTCCGGCCCCGAGCACCCGCACAGCGCCCAGAAGCCCCAGCCGTTCGAGATCACGCAGATCTCCCAGTAA
- a CDS encoding citrate synthase, with translation MTENHTLTVRDNRTGEEYELPITDGTVRASDFGKIGKTEDEPGLAVYDPGFTNTASTRSAVTYIDGDKGILEYRGYPIEQLAEKSTYLEVAYLLIHGELPTREQHDKWVHEITFHTFVHENLKSQLQGFRYDAHPMGMLLSSVGALSTFYPEARNISDPQVRHDQVVRLIAKMPTLGAWSFRHAQGKPYVYPDNELTYTENFLSMLFKMSEQKYNPDPRLAKALEVLFILHADHEQNCSTNAVRSVGSSQVDPYSAVSAGIAALYGPLHGGANEAVLKMLKRIKVPENIPAFIEGVKKGDEKLMGFGHRVYKNFDPRATIIKKAVDDVFEVTGVNPLLEIAQELERIALEDDYFVSRKLYPNVDFYSGLIYEALQFPPEMFTVLFAIPRTSGWLAQWIELVDDKEQKIARPKQIYTGDRQLTFPSAEERWSR, from the coding sequence GTGACCGAGAACCACACGCTCACCGTCCGCGACAACCGCACGGGTGAGGAGTACGAGCTCCCCATCACCGACGGCACCGTCCGCGCCAGCGACTTCGGCAAGATCGGCAAGACCGAGGACGAACCGGGCCTGGCCGTCTACGACCCGGGCTTCACCAACACCGCCTCGACGCGCAGTGCCGTCACCTACATCGACGGCGACAAGGGCATCCTGGAGTACCGCGGCTATCCCATCGAGCAGCTGGCCGAGAAGTCGACCTACCTCGAGGTCGCCTACCTGCTCATCCACGGCGAGCTGCCGACCCGCGAGCAGCACGACAAGTGGGTGCACGAGATCACGTTCCACACGTTCGTGCACGAGAACCTCAAGTCGCAGCTGCAGGGATTCCGCTACGACGCGCACCCCATGGGCATGCTGCTGTCGAGCGTCGGCGCGCTGTCGACGTTCTACCCCGAGGCCCGCAACATCAGCGACCCGCAGGTGCGCCACGACCAGGTCGTCCGCCTCATCGCCAAGATGCCGACGCTGGGTGCCTGGTCGTTCCGGCACGCGCAGGGCAAGCCGTACGTCTACCCCGACAACGAGCTGACCTACACCGAGAACTTCCTGTCGATGCTGTTCAAGATGTCCGAGCAGAAGTACAACCCCGACCCGCGCCTGGCCAAGGCCCTCGAGGTGCTGTTCATCCTGCACGCCGACCACGAGCAGAACTGCTCGACCAACGCGGTCCGCTCCGTCGGCTCGAGCCAGGTCGACCCGTACTCGGCCGTCAGCGCCGGCATCGCGGCCCTCTACGGCCCGCTGCACGGTGGCGCCAACGAGGCCGTGCTCAAGATGCTGAAGCGCATCAAGGTGCCCGAGAACATCCCCGCGTTCATCGAGGGCGTCAAGAAGGGTGACGAGAAGCTCATGGGCTTCGGTCACCGCGTCTACAAGAACTTCGACCCTCGCGCCACGATCATCAAGAAGGCCGTCGACGACGTCTTCGAGGTCACCGGCGTCAACCCGCTGCTCGAGATCGCCCAGGAGCTGGAGCGCATCGCGCTGGAGGACGACTACTTCGTCAGCCGCAAGCTCTACCCCAACGTCGACTTCTACTCGGGCCTGATCTACGAGGCGCTGCAGTTCCCGCCCGAGATGTTCACGGTCCTGTTCGCGATCCCGCGCACGTCCGGCTGGCTCGCCCAGTGGATCGAGCTCGTGGACGACAAGGAGCAGAAGATCGCCCGTCCCAAGCAGATCTACACGGGTGACCGCCAGCTGACCTTCCCGTCGGCCGAGGAGCGCTGGTCCAGGTGA
- the rpsI gene encoding 30S ribosomal protein S9, translating into MTETATEDFTPNADGVAYTSETAGSAAVSDKPATIAPGAATGRRKEAIARVRIVPGTGVWTVNGKPLEEYLPNKLHQQIAKEAFAETGLQDRFDVIARVTGGGMTGQAGALRLGVARSLNQIDEEANRPVLKKAGLLTRDSRIKERKKAGLKKARKAPQYSKR; encoded by the coding sequence GTGACCGAGACCGCTACAGAAGACTTCACGCCCAACGCCGACGGCGTCGCGTACACCTCCGAGACCGCTGGTTCCGCGGCTGTCTCCGACAAGCCGGCGACGATCGCTCCCGGTGCTGCGACGGGCCGCCGCAAGGAGGCCATCGCCCGCGTGCGCATCGTCCCCGGCACCGGCGTCTGGACCGTCAACGGCAAGCCGCTCGAGGAGTACCTCCCCAACAAGCTGCACCAGCAGATCGCCAAGGAGGCCTTCGCCGAGACCGGTCTGCAGGACCGCTTCGACGTCATCGCCCGGGTCACCGGCGGCGGCATGACGGGTCAGGCCGGCGCTCTGCGTCTCGGCGTCGCCCGCTCGCTCAACCAGATCGACGAAGAGGCCAACCGCCCGGTCCTCAAGAAGGCCGGACTCCTGACGCGCGACTCGCGCATCAAGGAGCGCAAGAAGGCTGGTCTCAAGAAGGCGCGCAAGGCACCTCAGTACAGCAAGCGCTGA
- the glmM gene encoding phosphoglucosamine mutase: MGRIFGTDGVRGVANRDLTAELAVDLAVAAAHVLGEVGAFADQRPTAVVARDPRASGEFLEAAVVAGLASAGVDVHRLGVVPTPGAAYLTSHLAADMGVMISASHNAMPDNGIKFLARGGLKLDDDLELLIEQRLEEPWERPTGADVGRIGDSHAGVAAYVKHLVTSTPRSLEGLTVVLDCANGAAFEVGPQVFEQLGATVISIHAEPDGLNINENCGSTHLDDLQKAVVEHGADVGFAFDGDADRCLAVDQTGAIVDGDHILAILALAAHDAGTLVDDTVVATVMSNLGFVQALSAAGLTVIQTAVGDRYVLEAMRAGGFNLGGEQSGHVIMGDYATTGDGVLTATHLAARMRETGSSLSQLASVMTRLPQVLVNVPDVDKSRADTDPTLLGEVAIATAGLGDSGRVLLRQSGTEPLVRVMVEAATHEEASSVAQHLAGVVRTTLGR; the protein is encoded by the coding sequence GTGGGCCGCATCTTTGGCACCGATGGCGTTCGCGGAGTCGCGAATCGTGATCTGACCGCCGAGCTCGCCGTCGACCTCGCGGTCGCCGCGGCCCACGTCCTGGGAGAGGTCGGTGCGTTCGCCGACCAGCGCCCCACAGCAGTCGTGGCCCGCGATCCCCGCGCCTCAGGAGAATTCCTGGAGGCCGCGGTGGTCGCGGGTCTTGCGTCTGCCGGGGTCGACGTGCACCGGCTCGGGGTCGTGCCGACTCCCGGGGCGGCGTATCTGACGTCCCACCTCGCCGCCGACATGGGCGTCATGATCTCGGCGAGCCACAACGCGATGCCCGACAACGGCATCAAGTTCCTGGCCCGTGGCGGGCTCAAGCTCGACGACGACCTCGAGCTGCTCATCGAGCAGCGCCTCGAGGAGCCCTGGGAACGGCCCACCGGTGCTGACGTGGGGCGCATCGGTGACAGCCACGCCGGTGTCGCCGCCTACGTCAAGCACCTCGTGACGTCGACGCCGCGCAGTCTCGAGGGGCTCACGGTCGTCCTCGACTGTGCCAACGGCGCCGCTTTCGAGGTCGGTCCGCAGGTGTTCGAGCAGCTCGGCGCCACGGTCATCTCGATCCACGCCGAGCCCGATGGTCTCAACATCAACGAGAACTGCGGGTCGACGCACCTCGACGACCTGCAGAAGGCCGTCGTCGAGCACGGTGCCGACGTCGGCTTCGCCTTCGACGGCGACGCCGACCGCTGCCTCGCGGTCGACCAGACCGGCGCGATCGTCGACGGCGACCACATCCTGGCGATCCTGGCGCTCGCCGCGCACGACGCCGGGACGCTCGTCGACGACACCGTCGTGGCCACCGTCATGAGCAACCTCGGCTTCGTGCAGGCGCTCTCCGCGGCGGGTCTCACGGTCATCCAGACCGCGGTCGGCGACCGTTACGTGTTGGAGGCGATGCGGGCCGGCGGGTTCAACCTGGGCGGCGAGCAGTCGGGGCACGTCATCATGGGCGACTACGCCACGACCGGTGACGGCGTGCTCACGGCGACGCACCTGGCCGCTCGCATGCGCGAGACGGGTTCGTCGCTGTCGCAGCTGGCCTCGGTCATGACCCGGCTGCCGCAGGTGCTGGTCAACGTCCCCGACGTCGACAAGTCCCGGGCCGACACCGACCCCACGCTGCTCGGCGAGGTCGCGATCGCGACGGCGGGGCTCGGTGACAGCGGCCGGGTGCTGCTGCGGCAGTCGGGCACCGAGCCGCTCGTGCGGGTCATGGTCGAGGCTGCGACGCACGAGGAGGCCTCGTCGGTGGCCCAGCACCTCGCGGGCGTCGTCCGCACGACCCTCGGCCGCTGA